The Salvelinus alpinus chromosome 21, SLU_Salpinus.1, whole genome shotgun sequence genome has a segment encoding these proteins:
- the mre11a gene encoding double-strand break repair protein MRE11 isoform X1, with the protein MTSENTLDDEDTFKILIATDIHLGYLEKDAVRGNDTFNTFDEILKCAKENQVDFILLGGDLFHENKPSRRCLHSCISLLRKYCMGDTPILFDVLSDQAVNFSNSKFPWVNYQDENLNISIPVFSVHGNHDDPTGADGLCALDLLSSAGLVNHFGRSQSVERIEISPVLLQKGSTKLALYGIGSIPDERLYRMFVNNQVTMLRPKEDQDQWFNLFTIHQNRSKHGATNYIPEQFLDDFLDLVVWGHEHECLINPSRNEQRLFYVTQPGSSVATSLSPGEAVKKHIGLLRVKGRKMSLQKIPLHTVRQFFIQDLVLSEHPDLFNPDMPKVNQRVEAFCQEKVEAMIEEAERDRLGKPLTPEKPLIRLRVDYSGGFEAFNATRFSQKFVEQVANPKDVVHFIRQKEYKAKVKGEEDVDFGQLLSHSSTEGLRVEDLVKEYFQTAEKTVQLSLLTEQGMGKAVQEYVDKEEKDAIEELIRYQLEKTQRHLQQRGVQTEEEIDQEIRRFRESKKNTAEEDEEVQVALNRAKAHRIERGEDLDLSDEHDVSMDSDEDSAPPPPTRGRGRGGRGRGQTTARRGRGAAEPKPAGRAGSRKASVATPTQGRNIMDAFQAPPQRPSRGAVAAKSYSDEITIDDDDSDDVSFVKPASRLTPASRPTPESRPTQSRRGSQGQSQSYRGVTFDDDDDEEDFDPFKGSSRSGRR; encoded by the exons ATGACATCAGAGAACACCCT GGACGATGAGGACACCTTCAAGATCCTGATTGCCACGGATATTCACCTTGGTTACCTGGAGAAAGATGCTGTCCGTGGCAACGACACGTTCAACACCTTCGACGAGATCCTGAAGTGTGCCAAAGAgaaccaa GTCGACTTCATCCTGTTGGGAGGTGATCTGTTCCATGAGAACAAGCCTTCCAGACGCTGTCTTCACTCCTGCATCTCTCTGCTGAGGAAGTACTGCATGGGAGACACTCCTATCCTCTTCGATGTCCTCAGTGACCAGGCTGTCAACTTCAGCAACAGCAA gtTCCCGTGGGTGAACTATCAGGATGAGAACCTGAACATCTCCATCCCCGTGTTCAGCGTGCACGGTAACCATGACGATCCTACAGGG GCGGATGGTCTGTGTGCGTTGGATCTCCTGAGCTCTGCCGGACTTGTCAATCATTTTGGCCGCAGCCAATcagtagagaggatagagattagTCCCGTCCTCCTGCAGAAAGGCAGCACTAAGCTAGCCCTGTACGGCATCGGCTCTATTCCTGATGAGCGCCTCTACAGGATGTTTGTTAACAACCAGGTGACCATGCTCCGCCCCAAAGAAGACCAGGACCAATGGTTCAACCTCTTCACCATCCaccagaacag gagtAAGCACGGGGCCACCAACTACATCCCAGAGCAGTTTCTGGATGACTTCCTGGACCTGGTAGTGTGGGGTCATGAACATGAGTGTCTGATAAACCCCAGCAGGAACGAACAGCGGCTGTTCTACGTCACCCAGCCTGGTAGCTCTGTTGCCACGTCACTGTCCCCCGGAGAGGCCGTCAAGAA gcacaTAGGTCTGCTGAGGGTGAAGGGGCGTAAGATGAGCCTTCAGAAGATCCCGCTGCACACGGTGCGTCAGTTCTTCATCCAGGACCTGGTCCTCTCAGAGCACCCTGACCTCTTCAACCCTGACATGCCCAAGGTCAACCAGAGGGTAGAGGCCTTCTGCCAGGAGAAG GTGGAAGCGATGATTGAGGAAGCAGAGCGAGATCGACTGGGAAAGCCCCTTACCCCTGAGAAACCCCTCATACGCCTCAGA gtgGACTACAGCGGTGGTTTTGAGGCCTTCAATGCCACTCGTTTCAGTCAGAAGTTTGTAGAGCAGGTTGCGAACCCCAAAGACGTTGTTCACTTCATCAGACAGAAGGAGTACAAGGCCAAAGttaaag GCGAAGAGGATGTTGACTTTGGGCAGCTCCTGAGTCACTCCTCAACTGAGGGTCTGAGGGTGGAGGATCTAGTTAAAGAGTACTTCCAGACAGCAGAAAAG ACGGTGCAGCTCTCCCTGCTGACGGAGCAGGGCATGGGGAAGGCGGTGCAGGAGTATGTGGACAAGGAGGAGAAAGATGCCATCGAGGAACTgatcagataccagctggagaAAACCCAGAGACACCTGCAGCAGAGAGGAGTACAGACAGAGGAGGAGATTGACCAGGAG ATTCGCCGTTTCAGAGAATCTAAGAAAAATACTgcagaggaggatgaagaggttCAGGTG GCCCTCAACAGGGCTAAAGCTCACCGCATAGAGCGAGGCGAAGACCTGGACCTATCAGATGAGCATGATGTGTCCATGGATTCAGACGAGGACTCTGCCCCTCCTCCCCCCACCAGGGGCAGGGGGCGGGGTGGCAGGGGAAGGGGCCAAACCACAGCCAGGAGAGGAAGAG GTGCAGCAGAGCCGAAGCCAGCAGGGCGGGCCGGTTCTCGGAAGGCCTCAGTGGCCACCCCCACCCAGGGCAGAAACATCATGGATG CGTTCCAGGCTCCGCCCCAGCGGCCATCGAGAGGGGCGGTGGCGGCTAAATCTTACTCAGACGAG aTAACCATTGACGATGATGACTCTGACGATGTTTCCTTTGTGAAGCCTGCATCAAGACTGACTCCTGCATCACGACCAACACCTGAATCACGACCAACACAGAG taGGCGGGGCTCCCAGGGTCAGAGCCAATCATACAGAGGAGTGACATTTGATGACGACGATGATGAG GAGGACTTTGACCCGTTTAAAGGCTCCAGTAGGAGTGGCCGGCGATAG
- the mre11a gene encoding double-strand break repair protein MRE11 isoform X2 has translation MTSENTLDDEDTFKILIATDIHLGYLEKDAVRGNDTFNTFDEILKCAKENQVDFILLGGDLFHENKPSRRCLHSCISLLRKYCMGDTPILFDVLSDQAVNFSNSKFPWVNYQDENLNISIPVFSVHGNHDDPTGADGLCALDLLSSAGLVNHFGRSQSVERIEISPVLLQKGSTKLALYGIGSIPDERLYRMFVNNQVTMLRPKEDQDQWFNLFTIHQNRSKHGATNYIPEQFLDDFLDLVVWGHEHECLINPSRNEQRLFYVTQPGSSVATSLSPGEAVKKHIGLLRVKGRKMSLQKIPLHTVRQFFIQDLVLSEHPDLFNPDMPKVNQRVEAFCQEKVEAMIEEAERDRLGKPLTPEKPLIRLRVDYSGGFEAFNATRFSQKFVEQVANPKDVVHFIRQKEYKAKVKGEEDVDFGQLLSHSSTEGLRVEDLVKEYFQTAEKTVQLSLLTEQGMGKAVQEYVDKEEKDAIEELIRYQLEKTQRHLQQRGVQTEEEIDQEIRRFRESKKNTAEEDEEVQVALNRAKAHRIERGEDLDLSDEHDVSMDSDEDSAPPPPTRGRGRGGRGRGQTTARRGRGAAEPKPAGRAGSRKASVATPTQGRNIMDAFQAPPQRPSRGAVAAKSYSDEITIDDDDSDDVSFVKPASRLTPASRPTPESRPTQRRGSQGQSQSYRGVTFDDDDDEEDFDPFKGSSRSGRR, from the exons ATGACATCAGAGAACACCCT GGACGATGAGGACACCTTCAAGATCCTGATTGCCACGGATATTCACCTTGGTTACCTGGAGAAAGATGCTGTCCGTGGCAACGACACGTTCAACACCTTCGACGAGATCCTGAAGTGTGCCAAAGAgaaccaa GTCGACTTCATCCTGTTGGGAGGTGATCTGTTCCATGAGAACAAGCCTTCCAGACGCTGTCTTCACTCCTGCATCTCTCTGCTGAGGAAGTACTGCATGGGAGACACTCCTATCCTCTTCGATGTCCTCAGTGACCAGGCTGTCAACTTCAGCAACAGCAA gtTCCCGTGGGTGAACTATCAGGATGAGAACCTGAACATCTCCATCCCCGTGTTCAGCGTGCACGGTAACCATGACGATCCTACAGGG GCGGATGGTCTGTGTGCGTTGGATCTCCTGAGCTCTGCCGGACTTGTCAATCATTTTGGCCGCAGCCAATcagtagagaggatagagattagTCCCGTCCTCCTGCAGAAAGGCAGCACTAAGCTAGCCCTGTACGGCATCGGCTCTATTCCTGATGAGCGCCTCTACAGGATGTTTGTTAACAACCAGGTGACCATGCTCCGCCCCAAAGAAGACCAGGACCAATGGTTCAACCTCTTCACCATCCaccagaacag gagtAAGCACGGGGCCACCAACTACATCCCAGAGCAGTTTCTGGATGACTTCCTGGACCTGGTAGTGTGGGGTCATGAACATGAGTGTCTGATAAACCCCAGCAGGAACGAACAGCGGCTGTTCTACGTCACCCAGCCTGGTAGCTCTGTTGCCACGTCACTGTCCCCCGGAGAGGCCGTCAAGAA gcacaTAGGTCTGCTGAGGGTGAAGGGGCGTAAGATGAGCCTTCAGAAGATCCCGCTGCACACGGTGCGTCAGTTCTTCATCCAGGACCTGGTCCTCTCAGAGCACCCTGACCTCTTCAACCCTGACATGCCCAAGGTCAACCAGAGGGTAGAGGCCTTCTGCCAGGAGAAG GTGGAAGCGATGATTGAGGAAGCAGAGCGAGATCGACTGGGAAAGCCCCTTACCCCTGAGAAACCCCTCATACGCCTCAGA gtgGACTACAGCGGTGGTTTTGAGGCCTTCAATGCCACTCGTTTCAGTCAGAAGTTTGTAGAGCAGGTTGCGAACCCCAAAGACGTTGTTCACTTCATCAGACAGAAGGAGTACAAGGCCAAAGttaaag GCGAAGAGGATGTTGACTTTGGGCAGCTCCTGAGTCACTCCTCAACTGAGGGTCTGAGGGTGGAGGATCTAGTTAAAGAGTACTTCCAGACAGCAGAAAAG ACGGTGCAGCTCTCCCTGCTGACGGAGCAGGGCATGGGGAAGGCGGTGCAGGAGTATGTGGACAAGGAGGAGAAAGATGCCATCGAGGAACTgatcagataccagctggagaAAACCCAGAGACACCTGCAGCAGAGAGGAGTACAGACAGAGGAGGAGATTGACCAGGAG ATTCGCCGTTTCAGAGAATCTAAGAAAAATACTgcagaggaggatgaagaggttCAGGTG GCCCTCAACAGGGCTAAAGCTCACCGCATAGAGCGAGGCGAAGACCTGGACCTATCAGATGAGCATGATGTGTCCATGGATTCAGACGAGGACTCTGCCCCTCCTCCCCCCACCAGGGGCAGGGGGCGGGGTGGCAGGGGAAGGGGCCAAACCACAGCCAGGAGAGGAAGAG GTGCAGCAGAGCCGAAGCCAGCAGGGCGGGCCGGTTCTCGGAAGGCCTCAGTGGCCACCCCCACCCAGGGCAGAAACATCATGGATG CGTTCCAGGCTCCGCCCCAGCGGCCATCGAGAGGGGCGGTGGCGGCTAAATCTTACTCAGACGAG aTAACCATTGACGATGATGACTCTGACGATGTTTCCTTTGTGAAGCCTGCATCAAGACTGACTCCTGCATCACGACCAACACCTGAATCACGACCAACACAGAG GCGGGGCTCCCAGGGTCAGAGCCAATCATACAGAGGAGTGACATTTGATGACGACGATGATGAG GAGGACTTTGACCCGTTTAAAGGCTCCAGTAGGAGTGGCCGGCGATAG